The Stratiformator vulcanicus genome has a segment encoding these proteins:
- a CDS encoding orotidine 5'-phosphate decarboxylase / HUMPS family protein — protein MKPIVQISLDVTSSAEALDLAEQAVRCGVDWLEAGTPLILAEGLHGVRALRERFPEHPIVADLKTMDGGYLEAEMMANAGATHVVVMARSHPATIRCVVKAAHDNGIKAMGDNLGCESMVDGAKLLADLGCDFVIHHIGYDERNEYRDRGERMPSPLDQLKQVVDAVDVPVQAVGGLSLEDSIRTPEYGAPLVVLGAPLTIDADSFQAASSDLDAILTEICDRVHAYGDIPI, from the coding sequence ATGAAACCGATCGTACAAATTTCACTCGATGTCACCTCTTCAGCCGAAGCGCTCGATCTTGCCGAGCAGGCGGTCCGGTGCGGTGTCGACTGGCTTGAAGCGGGCACGCCTTTAATTCTCGCCGAAGGGCTTCACGGGGTGCGGGCGCTTCGAGAGCGGTTCCCGGAACACCCGATTGTGGCCGATCTGAAAACGATGGACGGCGGTTACCTGGAGGCCGAAATGATGGCCAATGCGGGGGCTACGCATGTGGTTGTGATGGCCCGTTCTCATCCCGCCACGATCCGCTGCGTCGTGAAGGCCGCGCACGACAACGGCATTAAGGCGATGGGAGATAACCTCGGCTGCGAGAGCATGGTCGATGGCGCGAAACTGCTGGCCGATCTCGGCTGTGACTTCGTAATCCATCACATCGGCTATGATGAACGCAACGAATACCGCGATCGTGGGGAACGAATGCCGTCGCCACTTGACCAGCTAAAACAGGTCGTCGATGCGGTCGATGTCCCCGTGCAAGCCGTCGGCGGCTTGTCGCTGGAAGACTCAATCCGCACGCCGGAGTATGGCGCGCCGCTGGTCGTTTTGGGGGCGCCGCTCACAATTGATGCCGACAGCTTTCAGGCCGCAAGTAGCGATCTCGATGCAATCCTCACCGAGATTTGCGATCGCGTCCACGCCTACGGCGACATCCCCATTTGA
- a CDS encoding sulfatase, whose amino-acid sequence MEAHARNREQIAIITRAIVFCLTLSIGLTTLAADRPNIVVLLADDLGWSDLACYGNEFHETPRIDRLADEGLLFRQAYAPSPVCTPTRAAVLTGRSPARLGMTIWREAAGDPPAYMRRTMIPPVTRKDLPAELDTLAERLQAAGYSTLHVGKWHLGDARNFPENHGFDVNIGGTIWGAPTTFFRPFAGQRKDGRRYVPGLGLGKPGDYLTDRLTDEAIGLIEEVSKRPEPFYLQLWFHTPHLPIEAKADAAEKYRRKATRLGVDLNPTYAAMIASLDENVGRVLDVLEQLEIQDNTLVVFASDNGGFIGDWEDQGQVTTNAPLRSGKGSCYEGGIRVPLIVRGPDIKAGRCETPVVLTDLYPTLLSLTGFDTKMQDHLPGDGVDLAGLMTGNGLSPPKRTLYWHYPHYYATTSPVAAIREGNWKLLHYFTNRRDELFNLEADLSEQENLSSSEASRTERLRMKLLRWLADVDAGLPALNTSR is encoded by the coding sequence GTGGAGGCACATGCCCGGAATCGGGAGCAGATCGCAATCATTACGCGGGCGATCGTTTTCTGCCTGACTTTGTCGATCGGCCTGACAACTCTGGCCGCCGATCGCCCGAACATTGTTGTGCTCCTCGCCGATGACCTCGGGTGGTCTGACCTCGCCTGTTACGGGAATGAGTTCCACGAGACGCCGCGGATCGATCGGCTGGCTGACGAGGGGCTGCTGTTCCGCCAGGCGTACGCCCCCTCCCCCGTCTGCACGCCGACACGTGCGGCGGTGCTGACCGGACGCTCGCCCGCGCGGCTCGGCATGACCATCTGGCGTGAGGCCGCCGGCGACCCACCCGCGTACATGCGTCGCACGATGATCCCGCCGGTGACCCGGAAGGATCTCCCCGCAGAACTCGACACGCTGGCGGAACGCTTGCAAGCGGCAGGCTACTCGACGTTACACGTCGGGAAGTGGCACCTCGGCGACGCCAGGAACTTCCCCGAAAATCACGGGTTCGACGTTAATATCGGCGGCACGATCTGGGGCGCTCCGACCACGTTCTTCCGTCCCTTCGCGGGGCAAAGGAAAGACGGTCGCAGGTACGTGCCGGGCCTGGGGCTGGGCAAGCCGGGCGACTATTTAACAGATCGCCTGACAGATGAAGCGATCGGACTGATCGAAGAGGTTTCAAAACGCCCCGAGCCTTTCTATCTGCAGTTGTGGTTTCACACGCCGCACCTGCCGATCGAGGCCAAGGCAGATGCTGCGGAGAAGTATCGCCGTAAGGCGACCAGGCTCGGCGTCGATCTTAATCCGACTTACGCCGCGATGATCGCAAGCCTTGACGAGAATGTGGGGCGAGTGCTGGACGTTCTTGAGCAACTCGAGATTCAAGACAACACGCTGGTCGTGTTCGCTTCCGACAACGGCGGCTTTATCGGCGACTGGGAAGATCAAGGGCAGGTCACCACGAACGCCCCGCTCCGTTCGGGTAAGGGCTCCTGCTATGAAGGTGGGATTCGCGTCCCGCTGATCGTTCGCGGCCCCGACATTAAGGCTGGCCGCTGCGAAACTCCGGTGGTCTTAACTGATCTCTATCCGACCCTGCTGTCCCTCACCGGGTTCGATACCAAGATGCAGGACCACCTTCCGGGCGACGGTGTCGACTTGGCCGGACTCATGACCGGGAACGGGCTGTCTCCCCCGAAGCGCACTCTCTATTGGCATTACCCGCACTATTACGCAACGACCTCGCCCGTCGCGGCGATCCGTGAAGGCAATTGGAAATTACTCCACTACTTCACCAACAGACGCGACGAATTGTTCAACCTGGAAGCCGACTTGAGCGAACAAGAAAATTTAAGCAGTTCGGAAGCGAGCCGGACTGAGCGATTGCGAATGAAACTGCTGCGATGGCTGGCCGATGTCGATGCCGGACTCCCAGCACTCAATACGAGCCGCTAA
- a CDS encoding PDZ domain-containing protein, translating to MGVATAEAAPPWVRGISQGGFKSAAAVAGNRFGNQGGIRIGIGNKRGGGFQIGIGGGQRRIEPIHPPQIIHPPVVKPCPPKIILPPVRPPVIHPPVRPCPPKIILPPIRPPVIYPPVEPCPPKVICPPRPICPPEPCLPEIKPPCPPHVVCPPHPPAPLTDAAARGPKLGIFGEPVESYGIYVTSVVPGSIAEEMGIEVGTYILGINDLRIATKADVGFAMAETNRTVTLIVLDNQTSAYYELEFDRWTRQVASSVIETGPAAQAVTVAENDGSL from the coding sequence ATGGGAGTTGCCACGGCAGAGGCGGCTCCGCCTTGGGTTCGGGGCATTAGTCAGGGCGGGTTCAAATCGGCGGCTGCGGTCGCGGGAAACCGCTTCGGCAATCAGGGCGGTATTCGAATCGGGATCGGAAACAAACGTGGCGGGGGGTTTCAAATCGGAATTGGCGGCGGGCAGCGCAGGATCGAGCCGATTCATCCCCCGCAGATCATTCATCCGCCAGTCGTGAAGCCCTGCCCGCCCAAGATCATTCTTCCGCCCGTTCGCCCGCCGGTCATTCACCCGCCGGTTCGGCCCTGCCCTCCGAAGATCATTCTCCCGCCGATCCGCCCGCCGGTGATTTACCCGCCGGTTGAGCCTTGTCCTCCGAAAGTGATCTGTCCTCCGAGGCCGATTTGTCCGCCCGAGCCCTGTCTTCCGGAGATCAAGCCGCCCTGTCCCCCGCACGTCGTTTGCCCGCCGCATCCTCCGGCACCGCTGACCGACGCAGCGGCTCGGGGTCCGAAGTTAGGCATCTTCGGCGAACCGGTGGAGAGTTATGGGATCTACGTGACGTCGGTCGTTCCCGGCTCCATTGCGGAGGAGATGGGCATCGAGGTCGGGACCTATATTCTCGGGATCAATGACCTGCGCATCGCGACGAAGGCCGACGTCGGCTTCGCGATGGCGGAAACGAATCGAACGGTGACTCTGATTGTCCTCGACAATCAGACCTCGGCCTACTATGAGTTGGAGTTCGACCGCTGGACCCGCCAAGTCGCGAGTTCGGTAATCGAAACAGGCCCGGCGGCCCAGGCCGTCACGGTCGCGGAGAACGACGGCAGCCTCTAG
- a CDS encoding TIGR04222 domain-containing membrane protein, which translates to MAHTPGLKTNDQDLLKDLDAFRIDSGDPVLSFERRLARENGWTVRFARRVVREYKRFAFLAMHAGHSVTPSEEVDQAWHLHLTYSRSYWERFCPLLGGPLHHCPTQGGPAEGRKFFEQYERTLASYRDVFGEEPPSDVWPPPTERFQNAGAGLWVDQSQYWTIRKPRWWSRRRGVSTSAGLALLLVPAAAVWNPFDLNAIEFLTFYGTLMISGALIALILKFSNASTGELEDWPQQQDTFEAACLANGPDGAAAAALAGLIQNGSLTLERVSHPGLGGMFGKKLNHIKVAGDLPPDASSIERDIYAASAVSEGGVDLKTVFHAGKSRGRNIETDLQEAGLVHPDPNASAFRRALPAGLMTVVTVIGGMRILVGLNREEPVGAITVLTIISLIVTIALAARGYQTARGNRQLNRLRLQATDLKSACRNAIDQRSGRDVALATGLFGVGILSTTNLSDVSDAMTADQLIRSSGYGTDAGGGCGDGGCGGGGCGGGGCGGCGGCGGCGG; encoded by the coding sequence ATGGCTCACACGCCCGGCTTGAAGACCAACGATCAAGACCTGCTTAAGGACCTTGACGCCTTCCGGATCGATTCCGGCGATCCGGTCCTCTCATTCGAACGCCGGCTGGCCAGAGAGAACGGCTGGACGGTGCGCTTCGCTCGCCGCGTCGTCCGGGAATACAAGCGGTTTGCCTTTTTGGCGATGCACGCCGGGCATTCTGTGACGCCTTCTGAGGAGGTCGATCAGGCTTGGCATCTGCACCTGACATATTCGCGTTCTTATTGGGAGCGATTCTGCCCATTGCTCGGCGGTCCGCTGCACCATTGCCCGACCCAGGGCGGGCCGGCCGAAGGACGAAAGTTCTTCGAGCAATATGAGCGGACGCTCGCCTCATATCGCGATGTCTTCGGCGAAGAACCCCCGAGCGATGTGTGGCCGCCGCCGACCGAACGATTCCAGAATGCGGGAGCCGGGTTATGGGTCGATCAATCGCAATATTGGACGATCCGCAAGCCGCGCTGGTGGAGCCGTCGGCGAGGCGTCTCGACGTCCGCCGGTCTCGCGCTGCTGCTCGTGCCCGCCGCGGCGGTGTGGAATCCGTTCGACCTCAACGCGATCGAGTTCCTAACGTTTTACGGCACTCTAATGATCTCAGGGGCCTTGATCGCACTGATCCTCAAATTCTCGAATGCTTCGACCGGAGAACTGGAGGATTGGCCGCAACAGCAAGACACGTTCGAGGCCGCCTGCTTGGCGAACGGCCCCGACGGCGCGGCGGCTGCCGCATTGGCCGGGCTGATCCAGAATGGGTCCCTCACACTTGAGCGAGTGTCCCATCCGGGCCTCGGCGGGATGTTCGGGAAGAAGCTGAACCATATAAAAGTCGCCGGCGACCTGCCCCCGGACGCCTCGTCGATCGAAAGAGATATCTATGCAGCCAGTGCGGTATCGGAAGGGGGAGTCGATTTGAAAACGGTCTTTCACGCCGGCAAGTCTCGTGGCCGGAATATCGAGACCGATTTGCAAGAGGCTGGACTCGTCCACCCCGATCCGAATGCGAGTGCGTTTCGACGGGCGTTGCCGGCGGGCCTAATGACCGTGGTGACAGTGATTGGCGGAATGCGAATTCTGGTCGGGCTCAACCGAGAAGAACCGGTCGGAGCGATCACCGTCCTGACAATTATCTCTCTGATTGTCACGATCGCCCTCGCCGCACGCGGCTATCAGACGGCAAGAGGGAATCGCCAGTTGAATCGCCTGAGACTGCAAGCCACTGACCTGAAGTCCGCCTGCCGTAACGCGATCGATCAGCGTTCCGGACGTGACGTCGCCCTCGCGACGGGTCTGTTCGGAGTTGGCATTCTCAGCACCACCAATCTGAGTGACGTTTCCGACGCAATGACGGCGGACCAACTCATCCGCTCGAGCGGTTACGGAACGGACGCCGGTGGCGGATGCGGCGATGGAGGATGCGGCGGTGGAGGTTGTGGCGGTGGAGGTTGTGGCGGGTGCGGGGGCTGTGGTGGCTGCGGCGGGTAA
- a CDS encoding lecithin retinol acyltransferase family protein, which produces MNDPKASTDDRFEPGDHLASTRLAGGYTHHGIYVGDGQVVHFDSSVRTKFKAVIREVALERFGPVDKILVVRHDGPVDREEILRRARSRVGEAGYCLVWNNCEHFANWCVSGSARSEQVRRTAGPVMRMTLRGVAGTVLRKSAVKAVTKSIASPWNWAADATQLATEKLGEANGLSPQRATLAGRGAGFVTAAGVGCVVGGPIGAGVATGVFSLGVVGEEIFARSTTPKRRPQTET; this is translated from the coding sequence GTGAACGATCCGAAAGCCTCAACCGATGATCGCTTCGAGCCGGGCGACCACCTTGCCTCGACGCGGCTCGCCGGAGGTTACACCCACCACGGCATTTACGTCGGCGACGGGCAGGTCGTCCATTTCGATTCGTCCGTGCGTACCAAGTTCAAAGCGGTCATCCGCGAAGTCGCTCTGGAGCGGTTCGGCCCGGTCGACAAAATCTTGGTGGTGAGGCATGACGGCCCGGTCGACCGGGAGGAAATTCTCCGCCGAGCTCGCTCTCGCGTGGGCGAAGCCGGCTACTGTCTGGTCTGGAACAACTGCGAGCACTTCGCGAATTGGTGCGTCTCGGGCAGTGCTCGTTCGGAACAGGTTCGGCGGACAGCGGGGCCTGTCATGCGGATGACGCTCCGTGGCGTTGCTGGAACGGTCCTTCGCAAATCGGCGGTCAAGGCGGTCACGAAGTCGATCGCCTCTCCTTGGAACTGGGCGGCTGACGCGACGCAACTGGCAACCGAAAAGCTGGGCGAAGCGAACGGCCTGAGCCCACAGCGAGCGACGCTCGCCGGACGGGGAGCCGGCTTCGTCACGGCCGCCGGTGTCGGATGCGTCGTGGGCGGTCCCATCGGTGCCGGAGTCGCAACGGGCGTGTTCAGCCTGGGTGTCGTCGGTGAGGAGATTTTCGCCCGCTCGACCACCCCGAAGCGGCGACCTCAGACGGAGACGTGA
- a CDS encoding dihydrodipicolinate synthase family protein, giving the protein MTTAKLSGIFVPNMVCYDGHGDVNEAETRRYIDWLIAKGVHGLYPNGSTGEFTRFTVEERKRIAEMVADQTAGRVPILAGAAEANVKETLKACEHAAELGVAAVAIVAPFYYKLGPESVYAYFAEIANNSPIDVTLYNIPMFASPIDVTTVRRLSEDCPRIIGIKDSSGDLPHMIRMIDAVRPNRPEFSFLTGWDAALMPMLLAGADGGTNASAGIVPELVTRLFDLTQSHQIEDARRLQYDIVRLFDAIVYHAEFPNGIRAAIELRGFQMGKGRMPQSETQAADLEVLRKTLQCLLAEHGFTNEPVGGCPVGDAAESDIAEIAEVISTVVTELQRRGMI; this is encoded by the coding sequence ATGACCACCGCTAAACTGTCCGGCATCTTTGTCCCCAATATGGTCTGCTATGACGGGCACGGCGATGTCAACGAAGCCGAGACCCGTCGCTATATTGATTGGCTGATCGCCAAAGGGGTGCATGGATTGTACCCCAACGGCTCGACGGGCGAGTTCACTCGCTTTACGGTCGAGGAGCGCAAACGTATTGCCGAAATGGTGGCCGATCAGACGGCGGGACGCGTGCCGATTCTCGCCGGCGCGGCTGAGGCCAATGTGAAAGAGACACTGAAAGCGTGCGAGCACGCGGCCGAACTCGGCGTGGCGGCAGTCGCGATCGTCGCCCCCTTCTATTACAAGCTCGGTCCGGAGAGCGTTTACGCCTATTTCGCCGAGATCGCGAACAATTCCCCGATCGACGTGACGCTCTATAACATTCCGATGTTCGCGTCGCCGATCGACGTGACGACCGTGCGGCGATTAAGCGAAGACTGTCCGCGTATTATCGGCATTAAAGACAGCTCCGGCGATCTGCCGCACATGATTCGCATGATCGATGCGGTCCGCCCGAACCGGCCCGAGTTTTCTTTTCTCACCGGTTGGGATGCCGCCTTAATGCCGATGCTGCTTGCAGGGGCCGACGGCGGCACAAACGCCTCGGCGGGTATCGTGCCTGAACTTGTCACCCGGCTGTTCGACCTGACGCAATCGCATCAAATCGAAGACGCCCGTCGGTTGCAGTACGATATCGTTCGGCTGTTCGACGCGATCGTTTATCACGCCGAGTTCCCTAACGGCATCCGCGCCGCAATTGAACTCCGCGGATTTCAGATGGGCAAAGGGCGGATGCCGCAGTCCGAGACCCAAGCGGCAGATCTCGAAGTGTTGCGGAAAACGTTGCAATGTCTGCTCGCCGAACACGGTTTCACCAACGAACCGGTCGGCGGCTGTCCCGTCGGCGATGCGGCGGAGAGCGACATCGCAGAGATCGCCGAAGTCATTTCGACGGTCGTTACCGAATTACAGCGCCGCGGGATGATTTAA
- a CDS encoding Na+/H+ antiporter NhaC family protein: MKNSLSCLIGLCALILNAAVANAADGSEVAISDYGWLSLLPAIVAVILAIATRQVIVALVGAIFAGALPLADWQPFTAAVRTVDTYIVGALVPVDGSAADPFYMQVILMTFFLGGLVGVLVRSGGAAGLIQPLLKFATTRERGQVLTAATGFLIFFDDYANTILVGGTMRPLTDRLKISREKLAFLVDATAAPIAGLAIVSTWVGVEIGYIGEGCKEAGLNPDSAYAIFLATLPYRFYPLYLIAFVFLIGWTGRDFGPMREAEARARDIEEAPAATTDPSVEHNANEARPNIWNAAVPLAVLLISLTAGMIWAGTSSIAAENIDSSFEAKPVEYTVQNILDRSDSTRMLLLASAAASAIAVLMGVATRSTSLAELVAGWLTGVKSMVEAVTVLILAWAIATICDADHLGTATYLSGLATGIVSPAMLPAIAFVLAAVVALCIGSSWTTMALLIPSLMAIAADLNGGVPEPFSAVQLGTVGAVLAGAIFGDHCSPISDTTVLSSAASGCDHLRHVITQAPYAVTVAVISLVCGYVPSGFGVSPWLLLPIGFATIFLTIRVFGRKSV; this comes from the coding sequence TTGAAAAACTCACTCAGCTGTCTCATCGGGCTCTGTGCCCTCATTCTTAATGCGGCGGTCGCCAATGCGGCCGATGGCTCAGAGGTCGCGATCTCCGATTACGGTTGGCTCTCCCTGCTGCCCGCTATCGTGGCGGTAATTCTGGCAATTGCGACGCGGCAGGTGATTGTTGCCCTTGTCGGTGCGATCTTCGCCGGGGCGTTGCCACTTGCAGATTGGCAACCTTTTACCGCGGCGGTGCGCACGGTCGACACCTATATTGTCGGGGCTCTCGTGCCGGTCGATGGTTCCGCGGCCGATCCGTTTTATATGCAGGTCATTTTAATGACCTTTTTCCTCGGCGGTCTGGTCGGCGTGCTGGTTCGGAGCGGTGGTGCGGCGGGCTTAATTCAGCCGCTGCTGAAATTTGCCACGACGCGCGAGCGCGGGCAGGTCTTAACGGCGGCTACCGGCTTTCTGATCTTTTTCGACGATTATGCGAACACGATTCTCGTCGGCGGCACGATGCGGCCACTGACCGATCGACTAAAGATCTCGCGTGAGAAGCTGGCGTTTCTCGTCGATGCCACGGCTGCCCCGATCGCGGGGCTCGCAATTGTGTCGACGTGGGTCGGCGTGGAGATCGGTTATATCGGCGAGGGATGCAAGGAGGCCGGGCTAAATCCAGACTCCGCCTACGCGATCTTCCTGGCCACTCTGCCGTATCGCTTCTATCCGCTCTATCTCATCGCCTTCGTGTTCTTAATTGGTTGGACGGGCCGCGATTTCGGTCCGATGCGAGAGGCGGAAGCTCGTGCTCGCGATATTGAAGAAGCCCCGGCTGCGACTACTGATCCCTCCGTCGAGCACAATGCAAACGAGGCGCGACCGAACATCTGGAATGCGGCCGTCCCACTAGCCGTGCTTCTAATCTCGCTCACCGCCGGAATGATCTGGGCCGGCACTTCGAGTATTGCCGCAGAAAATATAGATTCATCTTTCGAAGCGAAGCCGGTCGAGTATACCGTCCAAAATATTCTCGATCGCTCCGACTCCACGCGGATGCTGCTGTTGGCGTCGGCCGCGGCATCGGCCATTGCCGTTTTAATGGGTGTTGCAACGCGCAGCACATCGCTGGCCGAACTCGTCGCCGGTTGGCTGACAGGCGTGAAAAGTATGGTCGAAGCTGTGACGGTATTGATCCTCGCCTGGGCGATCGCGACAATATGCGATGCGGATCATCTCGGAACCGCCACGTACTTAAGTGGACTCGCCACGGGGATCGTATCGCCGGCGATGCTTCCTGCCATCGCGTTTGTGTTGGCGGCAGTCGTTGCGCTCTGTATCGGCAGCAGTTGGACGACCATGGCGCTCTTAATCCCGAGTTTGATGGCCATCGCCGCGGATCTGAATGGAGGCGTGCCGGAGCCGTTCTCTGCCGTGCAACTCGGCACGGTGGGCGCGGTTCTCGCCGGGGCGATCTTCGGTGACCATTGCTCGCCGATCTCCGATACCACGGTCCTCTCATCCGCTGCTTCGGGTTGCGATCACTTGCGTCATGTGATCACTCAGGCTCCCTATGCGGTGACGGTCGCGGTGATCTCCCTGGTGTGCGGTTATGTCCCCAGCGGCTTCGGCGTCTCGCCCTGGCTGCTCCTGCCGATCGGTTTCGCCACGATATTCCTTACAATCCGTGTGTTCGGTCGGAAGTCGGTTTGA
- a CDS encoding sensor histidine kinase, which translates to MSTEPRPETRGDATRALLGLLPIRSTEQFLPKLAETLREAFAANRVTLAEASRSGRSARAVVAVEGRACFVAGYEVERNDLQSEIALQTPGGEWRLAFDPAVSLEQPERMLIERLLAQAMELDRRPSVEEFERRLLEEKLEAMAEFSAGAGHEINNPAATIAGRARMLLADETDPERKRSLATIGAQAYRIRDMIGDAMLFARPPQPEPTVFPLASLLQELLPPLQESAAAVPCTISIQCEESISIFADRNQIGVAITALIENAINAAVENGAIKVAATSVEKDDRATTQIQVADNGTGFTDVERRHLFDPFFSGRQAGRGLGFGLPKAWRIAEMAGGAIRYLEESNETEFTLTLPSGSIV; encoded by the coding sequence GTGTCGACCGAGCCGCGACCCGAAACCCGTGGGGATGCAACCCGAGCACTGCTCGGTTTGCTGCCGATCCGGTCGACGGAGCAGTTCCTTCCGAAACTAGCAGAAACGTTGCGCGAGGCGTTCGCAGCAAATCGGGTCACGCTGGCCGAGGCGTCGCGATCGGGTCGATCGGCACGGGCGGTCGTGGCGGTGGAAGGCCGTGCGTGCTTCGTGGCCGGTTACGAGGTCGAGCGGAACGACCTGCAATCGGAGATCGCTCTCCAAACACCCGGCGGCGAATGGCGACTCGCGTTCGACCCAGCCGTCAGTCTGGAGCAACCGGAGCGGATGCTGATCGAGCGGCTGCTCGCACAGGCAATGGAACTTGATCGCCGGCCGTCGGTTGAGGAGTTCGAGCGTCGCCTGCTCGAAGAGAAGCTCGAAGCGATGGCGGAGTTCTCCGCGGGCGCGGGGCATGAGATTAACAACCCCGCCGCGACGATTGCCGGTCGAGCACGGATGCTGTTGGCGGATGAAACCGATCCGGAACGAAAGCGATCGCTCGCCACGATCGGTGCGCAGGCTTATCGCATCCGCGATATGATCGGCGACGCGATGCTCTTCGCCCGTCCGCCGCAGCCGGAACCCACGGTCTTTCCACTCGCCTCCCTGCTTCAAGAACTTCTGCCGCCACTGCAAGAGAGCGCGGCGGCGGTCCCCTGCACCATCTCGATTCAATGCGAAGAATCAATTTCAATCTTTGCGGATCGAAATCAAATCGGGGTCGCCATTACCGCTTTAATTGAGAATGCGATTAATGCCGCCGTTGAGAATGGAGCGATTAAAGTCGCTGCAACTTCAGTTGAGAAAGACGACCGCGCAACGACGCAGATTCAAGTGGCAGACAACGGCACCGGATTTACCGACGTCGAACGCCGACACCTGTTCGACCCCTTCTTCTCCGGCCGGCAGGCGGGACGCGGCTTGGGCTTCGGACTACCGAAGGCCTGGCGGATCGCGGAGATGGCGGGTGGGGCGATTCGATATTTGGAAGAATCGAATGAGACGGAGTTCACGCTGACGCTTCCGTCCGGGTCGATCGTTTGA
- a CDS encoding response regulator, producing the protein MKTVFTTGEAAKICKVSQQTIIRCFDSGQLKGFRVPGSRFRRIPRDVLFKFMKDNGIPTDALESGRRKALIVDDDPELVDLITDVLDADGRFEIRTANNGFDAGMMVKEYHPDIIVLDVMLPDINGKEVCQRVRSDSSLDDVKIICISGMVERDKIDELKASGANEFLQKPFEVETLLGRVCRQLDMETVSA; encoded by the coding sequence ATGAAGACCGTCTTCACCACCGGCGAGGCCGCCAAGATTTGCAAGGTCAGCCAACAGACAATTATTCGTTGCTTCGACTCCGGTCAGCTCAAGGGCTTCCGGGTTCCGGGGTCGCGGTTCCGCCGCATCCCGCGCGATGTGCTGTTCAAGTTCATGAAGGACAACGGCATCCCGACCGATGCCCTCGAAAGCGGTCGCCGCAAGGCCTTGATCGTGGATGACGATCCGGAACTGGTCGACCTGATCACCGACGTGCTCGACGCGGACGGCCGGTTCGAAATCCGCACCGCGAACAACGGCTTTGACGCCGGCATGATGGTCAAGGAGTATCATCCGGACATCATTGTGCTGGACGTGATGCTGCCGGACATCAACGGCAAAGAGGTCTGCCAGCGGGTCCGCAGCGATTCGAGCCTCGATGACGTGAAGATCATTTGCATCAGCGGGATGGTCGAGCGGGACAAGATCGACGAACTCAAAGCATCCGGAGCGAATGAGTTCCTGCAAAAGCCGTTCGAAGTTGAAACATTGCTCGGCCGCGTTTGCCGCCAACTCGACATGGAAACCGTCTCGGCTTGA